Proteins from a single region of Candidatus Bathyarchaeia archaeon:
- the lysS gene encoding lysine--tRNA ligase: MILESPQIIGRGTWLDKVAADIVERERKLGRRIDSLRVESGLGASGIPHIGNFGDFARAHGVKMALENIGVRTELIAFSDDKDGLRKVPAGFPKSLSKYIGFPVSSIPDPFGCHDSYGSHMSSLVLDSLDKTGIQYRAVSGTKSYKDGLFNEQIDKILRNATKVGLIIKETMGQEKYTEVLPYFPVCKNCGRIYTTRAVEYIPERHIVKYICEGTKLRAETLLGCGYRGEVDVRSGDGKLSWKVEFAARWSALKVNYEGYGKDLIEAVKANDRVMEEILGEPAPFHTRYEHFVDKTGSKISKSVGNVIAPQLWLRYGPPQSLLLLMFKRSVGSRHVWVKDIPMYIAELDELEDVYFGRKLVRDPKELAKLRGLYEYCWNMKPPAAPVTHIPNNLLVYLAKVAPKGKETEFVREKLAGYGYKVNPTDPDFLARLERATNWARNIDVISTREVHIEGRERDAVLELAGIMNASNDEVYLQNSVFTIAKKHGLETGPFFKTLYRILIGADSGPRLGPYILAMGRENVAAALTAAARSSKGQE; this comes from the coding sequence TTGATCCTCGAATCTCCGCAGATCATCGGAAGAGGAACCTGGCTCGACAAGGTCGCAGCCGACATCGTCGAGCGGGAAAGGAAGCTCGGACGCAGGATAGATTCTTTGCGAGTTGAGAGCGGGCTAGGCGCATCGGGCATACCTCACATAGGGAATTTTGGAGATTTCGCGAGAGCTCACGGGGTCAAGATGGCCCTGGAGAACATCGGGGTCCGGACGGAACTCATCGCCTTCTCAGATGACAAGGATGGGCTGAGGAAGGTCCCGGCAGGGTTTCCAAAATCATTATCAAAATACATTGGATTTCCTGTCTCCAGCATTCCAGACCCGTTCGGTTGCCATGATAGCTATGGGAGTCACATGAGTTCGCTTGTGCTCGATTCTCTGGACAAGACTGGAATACAATATCGCGCAGTATCCGGGACCAAATCCTACAAGGACGGTTTGTTCAATGAACAAATCGACAAGATTCTCCGCAACGCGACAAAAGTCGGACTGATCATCAAGGAAACCATGGGCCAGGAGAAATACACCGAAGTTCTACCGTACTTCCCCGTTTGCAAGAATTGTGGCCGAATCTACACGACAAGAGCCGTTGAGTATATTCCTGAGCGACATATCGTCAAGTACATTTGTGAAGGAACGAAACTCAGAGCCGAAACCCTCCTGGGCTGCGGTTACCGCGGTGAAGTTGATGTTAGAAGTGGAGATGGAAAGCTCAGCTGGAAGGTGGAGTTCGCAGCTAGATGGTCCGCACTCAAAGTTAACTACGAAGGCTACGGAAAAGACCTGATAGAGGCAGTAAAGGCAAACGATCGCGTGATGGAAGAGATCCTAGGCGAGCCTGCTCCCTTCCACACCAGGTACGAGCATTTTGTCGACAAGACAGGATCTAAGATTTCAAAATCGGTCGGAAACGTCATAGCTCCCCAGCTCTGGCTAAGGTACGGGCCTCCTCAATCCTTGCTTCTGTTAATGTTCAAGAGGAGCGTTGGTTCCAGACACGTTTGGGTCAAGGACATACCGATGTACATCGCCGAGTTGGATGAGCTAGAGGACGTGTACTTCGGCCGAAAACTGGTGAGAGATCCGAAAGAGCTTGCGAAGCTTAGGGGACTGTATGAATACTGCTGGAACATGAAACCCCCAGCCGCACCGGTAACTCACATCCCAAACAACCTGCTGGTCTACCTCGCCAAAGTCGCTCCCAAGGGCAAGGAGACAGAGTTTGTTCGGGAGAAACTCGCTGGCTACGGCTACAAAGTTAACCCAACGGACCCTGACTTCCTGGCAAGATTGGAGAGAGCGACCAATTGGGCACGGAACATCGATGTCATCTCAACCAGAGAGGTGCACATCGAGGGTAGGGAGAGAGACGCGGTCCTCGAATTAGCGGGAATAATGAACGCCAGCAATGACGAGGTCTATTTGCAAAACTCGGTATTCACCATTGCAAAAAAACATGGGCTAGAAACCGGCCCGTTCTTCAAGACCTTGTATCGGATACTGATCGGAGCGGATTCCGGGCCCCGACTAGGACCGTACATCCTCGCTATGGGAAGGGAAAACGTTGCAGCCGCCCTAACCGCCGCAGCACGATCCTCGAAGGGACAGGAATAG
- a CDS encoding aldo/keto reductase, whose protein sequence is MDYRRLGSAGLKLSELSLGSWVTYGGQVGEEVAVKCMSIAYDNGVNFFDSAEAYADGKAEIVLGNVFKKLGWPRESLVVSSKVFWGGDGPNDKGLSHKHIFEACRKSLKRLQLDYLDLFFCHRPDPNTPIEETVRAMDDLVHQEKILYWGTSEWEAADIMRAHALAREYGLTPPQMEQPQYNMLHRERVEKEYLPLYREIGLGTTIWSPLASGLLSGKYAKGIPPGSRATLSGYEWLRKNVITAQNIEKAKQLEAIALDLGCTAAQLAIAWCLKNPNVSTVITGASRPEQVTENMKAIDVDQKLDSGVLEQIDDILDNKPQEPSD, encoded by the coding sequence ATGGACTACCGAAGACTCGGGTCTGCGGGACTCAAACTGAGCGAACTCTCACTTGGATCCTGGGTGACATACGGTGGGCAGGTTGGCGAAGAAGTTGCCGTAAAGTGCATGTCAATCGCCTACGATAATGGTGTGAATTTTTTCGATAGCGCGGAGGCCTATGCTGACGGGAAGGCCGAGATCGTCCTGGGAAACGTGTTCAAGAAACTCGGATGGCCCCGCGAGAGCCTGGTCGTCTCTAGCAAGGTCTTCTGGGGAGGCGATGGACCCAATGACAAAGGATTGTCTCACAAGCACATCTTTGAGGCCTGCCGCAAGTCTCTCAAACGATTGCAACTGGATTATCTCGATCTCTTCTTTTGCCATCGCCCTGACCCGAACACTCCGATTGAGGAAACCGTTCGTGCTATGGATGATCTTGTTCATCAAGAAAAGATACTCTACTGGGGAACCTCCGAGTGGGAGGCCGCGGACATCATGCGCGCACATGCCCTGGCTCGAGAATACGGACTGACTCCTCCCCAGATGGAACAGCCACAGTACAATATGCTGCACCGGGAACGCGTAGAGAAAGAGTATCTGCCGCTGTATCGAGAAATAGGCCTAGGCACTACGATTTGGAGCCCTCTTGCTTCGGGACTCCTCAGCGGAAAGTACGCCAAAGGCATACCCCCAGGTTCTCGTGCGACACTCTCAGGGTACGAGTGGCTCCGGAAGAACGTCATTACCGCTCAGAACATCGAAAAGGCCAAGCAGCTTGAAGCAATTGCTCTCGACCTTGGTTGCACCGCGGCTCAGCTTGCAATCGCTTGGTGCCTGAAGAATCCCAACGTGAGCACCGTAATCACGGGTGCCAGTCGACCTGAACAGGTGACTGAGAACATGAAGGCCATCGATGTCGACCAAAAACTTGACTCGGGTGTCTTGGAACAAATAGATGACATTCTGGATAACAAGCCGCAAGAACCCTCTGACTGA
- a CDS encoding B12-binding domain-containing protein, translating to MTTEEQAQITDGAKQLTDMILKGDHENAARVAVEIVAKSGSANDVVDTISDAMNIVSDLHEMERYSGAEVEKCENAAEKSLAAIRPKIKIDQKKTKGRVMVGSLLGDPHSFDRTLLLTMLEIGGFTAIDGGTDLSPEQVASKVKRHKPDILAVPLITEMAAKKLIDANTLIEDTGGKLRVIAYGRGTGGVAGQKFTAVESDSFGAFSRIAEILIAKV from the coding sequence ATGACTACTGAAGAACAGGCCCAAATCACCGATGGGGCGAAGCAACTCACCGACATGATTCTGAAAGGCGACCATGAAAATGCTGCCAGAGTTGCGGTAGAGATCGTGGCAAAAAGCGGTAGCGCCAACGACGTGGTGGACACCATATCGGACGCCATGAACATAGTCTCCGACCTTCACGAAATGGAGCGCTATTCTGGGGCCGAAGTGGAAAAATGTGAGAATGCAGCAGAAAAATCACTTGCGGCCATTAGACCGAAGATCAAGATCGACCAGAAGAAGACTAAGGGACGAGTCATGGTAGGCTCTCTCCTGGGCGATCCTCACAGTTTCGACAGAACCCTTCTTCTAACGATGCTCGAAATCGGAGGCTTCACAGCCATAGACGGAGGAACCGATCTTTCACCCGAACAGGTCGCTAGCAAGGTCAAACGCCACAAACCCGACATCCTAGCGGTGCCGCTGATAACCGAGATGGCGGCAAAGAAGCTGATTGACGCGAATACTCTGATAGAAGACACGGGCGGAAAGTTACGTGTGATCGCCTATGGCAGGGGCACGGGTGGTGTGGCTGGCCAGAAGTTCACGGCTGTAGAATCAGATTCGTTCGGCGCTTTCAGCAGGATCGCCGAGATTCTGATAGCAAAGGTCTAG
- a CDS encoding 3-hydroxyacyl-CoA dehydrogenase family protein translates to MNIVVVGAGTMGSGIAYSSAASGHTVTVIEQDKKLLDEGMKRVDDYVQRNLSRGHINKDQASQIHAKVKGSVDFAKACNNADLVVEAVFEDPRIKEEVFSTLDKVCPKNTILASNTSSISISKIASATKRPERVLGLHFFNPVPTMKLVELIKGERTSQDAVRAATSFVETLGKTVVQSADKTGFIVNRALMPFINESVKLLEEKVATRDDIDKAFLLGTNHPMGPLQLADFIGIDVVLSTLKVLETEFGETFSPTPLLEQMVIEGKLGRKTKRGFYDY, encoded by the coding sequence ATGAACATCGTCGTCGTCGGAGCAGGCACAATGGGCTCAGGCATAGCCTACTCCTCCGCCGCATCTGGACACACCGTCACCGTGATCGAGCAAGACAAGAAGCTCCTCGACGAGGGAATGAAACGTGTCGACGACTATGTACAAAGGAACCTCAGCCGTGGGCACATCAACAAGGACCAAGCGTCTCAAATCCACGCCAAGGTGAAGGGGAGCGTAGACTTCGCGAAAGCGTGTAACAACGCAGACTTAGTCGTGGAGGCCGTCTTCGAAGATCCCCGAATCAAAGAAGAGGTATTCTCGACCCTCGACAAGGTCTGCCCAAAAAACACGATTCTAGCCTCGAACACATCGTCAATAAGCATCAGCAAGATTGCCTCTGCCACAAAAAGACCTGAAAGGGTCCTAGGACTGCACTTCTTCAACCCGGTACCTACAATGAAACTAGTCGAGCTGATCAAAGGCGAACGCACATCTCAAGACGCAGTCAGAGCGGCAACATCTTTTGTAGAAACCCTCGGCAAGACCGTGGTCCAATCAGCCGACAAAACAGGGTTCATAGTGAACCGGGCCCTTATGCCATTCATCAACGAAAGCGTTAAGCTTCTCGAAGAAAAAGTCGCAACTCGCGACGACATTGACAAGGCATTCCTGCTAGGAACAAATCATCCCATGGGGCCCTTACAACTTGCGGACTTCATTGGAATCGATGTCGTACTCTCCACTCTGAAGGTTCTAGAAACTGAATTCGGCGAAACCTTTTCGCCAACGCCTCTTCTGGAACAGATGGTCATAGAAGGAAAGCTGGGAAGGAAAACAAAGAGGGGCTTCTATGACTACTGA
- a CDS encoding restriction endonuclease, whose protein sequence is MKEETLRVLTETLKLSKATNRLELVDIASSAKVSESFAKRTLTTALDEADNAWVSLNPRLRIQLALDVARSGRLRDAANVLTWQEFEKLTEECLKEAGFEAKRNVRVKGEGRAWQIDVVGLRGELVLAIDCKHWNTPGHLSRFKMPASHQRHAILHLLATLTNRMTDRNTGLQALPVILTLREPPTQLSADAILVSADRFPNFLSAVTPYDEDLPFIASTPATVENPMSQSS, encoded by the coding sequence ATGAAAGAGGAGACCCTCCGAGTTCTCACCGAGACTCTCAAACTGAGTAAGGCTACGAACAGACTCGAACTGGTGGATATCGCATCGAGCGCCAAAGTCTCTGAATCATTCGCAAAGCGCACCTTAACGACAGCCCTTGACGAAGCTGACAACGCTTGGGTTTCTCTGAACCCTAGACTTCGAATCCAGCTTGCCCTCGATGTCGCTCGTTCTGGAAGGCTGAGAGACGCCGCCAATGTTCTCACCTGGCAAGAGTTCGAAAAGCTTACCGAAGAATGCCTCAAGGAAGCGGGGTTTGAAGCGAAGAGGAATGTAAGAGTCAAAGGCGAAGGGCGTGCCTGGCAGATCGATGTAGTTGGGTTACGAGGAGAATTGGTTCTCGCGATCGATTGTAAGCACTGGAACACCCCAGGACATCTCTCACGATTCAAAATGCCGGCGAGCCACCAACGGCATGCCATTTTGCATCTCCTTGCGACACTAACGAATAGGATGACTGACAGAAACACGGGACTGCAAGCGCTACCCGTCATCCTGACACTGCGCGAACCCCCTACTCAACTGTCTGCTGACGCAATACTCGTCTCGGCGGATAGATTTCCGAACTTCTTGAGCGCCGTAACCCCCTACGACGAAGATCTTCCATTCATCGCCTCGACCCCTGCTACCGTGGAAAACCCTATGAGTCAATCCAGCTAA
- a CDS encoding site-2 protease family protein, with product MVATEFKVKDAFIDPYGIPTVQVVREPAKEKFKLLLEQLSQQGLIAAIRGSRGSEEILTIKVFQKPKMKPPRRTINLALFAATIITVFVSGYLLWLGQLQQGFIQTIEPNSNIYVEAVAFVAGLLAIIGLHEFGHKAAAMHHKMDATLPYFVPGFPPIGTFGAVISLRSPPANRDQLFDLGLSGPLVGFIVTVAVIVLSVVFGIYLSPSQLPQAQQYGVQSVDWSSWPFQQPALTIIVGSLATFLRPVTGGVILVNSQLAFAAQIGALLTFLNLVPMWQLDGGHISRSVFGEGGHRTATVIGLLVLIAGRYYPFAFLVLAFMIFSRRGFAGVEPLDDISPVSNSRKMLYVLGLAMLLLTFAFSPF from the coding sequence ATGGTCGCGACAGAGTTCAAAGTCAAAGACGCGTTCATAGATCCCTACGGCATTCCAACTGTCCAAGTCGTCCGCGAGCCAGCTAAAGAGAAGTTCAAGCTTTTACTCGAGCAGCTGAGTCAGCAAGGACTAATCGCTGCCATTAGGGGTTCGAGAGGATCAGAGGAAATTCTAACCATCAAAGTATTCCAGAAACCAAAGATGAAGCCGCCTCGGCGGACCATCAACCTCGCGCTCTTTGCGGCGACCATCATAACGGTATTTGTATCGGGCTACCTTCTCTGGCTGGGCCAGCTCCAGCAAGGTTTCATTCAGACAATAGAACCAAACTCAAACATCTACGTTGAGGCGGTTGCGTTTGTTGCGGGATTGCTGGCAATAATCGGCCTTCACGAATTCGGGCATAAAGCCGCTGCGATGCATCACAAGATGGATGCTACTCTACCATACTTTGTTCCTGGCTTTCCGCCGATTGGAACATTTGGCGCGGTCATCTCGCTAAGATCGCCTCCTGCAAACCGAGATCAACTCTTCGACTTAGGGCTGAGTGGCCCATTAGTTGGCTTCATTGTGACGGTAGCGGTAATTGTTTTGAGCGTGGTATTCGGTATCTATCTCTCTCCTTCTCAGCTCCCGCAAGCACAGCAATACGGCGTCCAAAGCGTAGATTGGAGTTCGTGGCCTTTCCAGCAACCCGCTCTCACTATTATCGTGGGCAGCCTAGCCACGTTTCTCCGGCCGGTAACAGGAGGTGTGATCCTTGTTAACTCACAACTTGCGTTTGCTGCTCAAATCGGAGCCCTGCTCACCTTCCTGAATCTGGTTCCTATGTGGCAACTCGACGGAGGTCACATTTCGCGATCGGTTTTCGGTGAAGGAGGACACCGCACAGCAACCGTAATCGGGCTGCTAGTGCTCATAGCAGGAAGATACTATCCATTCGCGTTTCTAGTCCTCGCTTTCATGATCTTCTCGCGCCGAGGATTCGCGGGAGTAGAACCTCTCGACGACATCAGCCCAGTCAGCAACTCGAGAAAAATGCTCTACGTCCTAGGTCTTGCCATGTTACTATTGACGTTCGCCTTCTCTCCGTTCTAG
- the rimI gene encoding ribosomal protein S18-alanine N-acetyltransferase, whose amino-acid sequence MLEAPYLLRPFRPDDLSSVIEINRVCLPENYSPYFFMEVYKSCPEAFIIAEKERNVAGYIMCRLEFGFSDVRRFRMVRKGHVVSVAVMPDFRRQGIGKELVLAAMKALELHGAEECFLEVRTANEDAVRLYKNMGFETARVATHYYHDGADAYVMSIKLPHNPIVN is encoded by the coding sequence TTGCTCGAAGCGCCGTACCTGTTGCGTCCGTTCCGCCCGGACGATCTCTCATCGGTTATCGAGATCAACAGGGTCTGTCTTCCCGAGAATTACAGTCCGTACTTTTTCATGGAAGTTTACAAGAGCTGTCCCGAAGCGTTCATTATCGCAGAAAAAGAACGAAACGTGGCAGGCTACATCATGTGTAGACTCGAGTTTGGCTTTTCGGATGTTCGCAGGTTCCGAATGGTCCGAAAGGGACATGTCGTCTCTGTCGCTGTGATGCCTGATTTCAGGCGGCAAGGAATCGGGAAAGAACTCGTTCTGGCAGCGATGAAGGCTTTGGAGTTGCACGGTGCGGAGGAATGTTTCTTGGAGGTTAGGACCGCCAACGAGGACGCGGTACGGCTATACAAGAACATGGGATTCGAGACCGCCAGAGTGGCGACGCACTATTACCATGATGGCGCTGATGCTTATGTCATGAGCATCAAACTGCCTCATAACCCGATCGTCAACTAG
- a CDS encoding DNA-directed RNA polymerase subunit K: MTTREAAITREPDSIEIGPPKLTRFEKARVVGARALQISMGAPVLLDLKQDRLSPIDVALLELEEGVLPISIRRALPDGTSQNIPLKWLLHPVEEKKPRSKKEDE, from the coding sequence GTGACGACGAGGGAAGCAGCGATTACTAGAGAGCCCGACAGCATCGAGATCGGACCCCCAAAACTCACACGCTTCGAGAAAGCGAGAGTAGTAGGGGCTAGGGCCCTCCAAATATCAATGGGCGCCCCGGTTCTTCTCGACCTGAAACAGGATCGGCTGTCGCCGATTGATGTTGCTCTTCTAGAGCTGGAAGAAGGTGTTCTCCCCATCAGCATACGCCGAGCGCTGCCTGACGGGACAAGCCAGAACATTCCGTTGAAATGGCTTCTCCATCCTGTTGAGGAGAAGAAGCCCCGGTCAAAGAAGGAAGACGAGTAA
- the thsB gene encoding thermosome subunit beta: MSAELAGQQVIILREGTSRSRGQDALKANIMAAKIIAESVRSSLGPKGMDKMLVDGFGDVTITNDGATILDEMEVQHPAAKMMVEVAKTQDDEVGDGTTTSVVVAGELLKKAEGLLDQGIHPTVIVDGYRQASNRALEVLDQIAIKIDPTDKATLRRVAEVSLASKILAEDKEAMAELAVNAILQVAEKTADGYKVDIDDVKVEKKPGESLTDTALIKGIVLDKEIVHPGMPKRVEDAKIALVDAPLEVEKTEFDAKINIENPEQMKAFLDEEEKMLKDMTDKISSSGANVLLCEKGIDDVAQHYLAKKGILAVRRVKQSDMEKLVKATGGKVVSNVDDLSPADLGFAKLVEERKVADDKMTFVEGSKNPKAVTILVRGGSERLVDEAERAIHDALCVVRDVVMDPRVVGGGGAPEAEVARSLREYAQKLSGKEQLAVIAFGEALETLPTALAENAGLDPIDILVQLRVAHEKGQLWAGVDVNESKVADLKERGILEPLGVKVQVIKSAAEAAGMILKIDDVIAAAKSSPGGQGGPKGKDEGDDEGSSDY; encoded by the coding sequence TTGTCAGCAGAACTAGCAGGTCAGCAGGTAATAATTCTTAGAGAAGGGACTTCGAGAAGCCGCGGCCAGGACGCGCTGAAAGCGAATATCATGGCCGCAAAAATAATCGCCGAATCTGTCCGATCCTCACTCGGGCCGAAAGGGATGGACAAGATGCTAGTAGATGGATTCGGAGATGTTACGATCACAAACGATGGAGCTACGATTCTCGACGAGATGGAAGTACAACACCCTGCCGCAAAAATGATGGTGGAAGTTGCAAAGACACAGGACGATGAAGTTGGGGATGGAACAACAACCTCTGTCGTTGTAGCAGGAGAACTGCTCAAGAAAGCCGAAGGACTGCTGGATCAGGGAATTCATCCAACGGTCATAGTTGACGGTTATAGGCAAGCTTCGAACCGAGCATTAGAAGTGCTCGACCAAATCGCCATCAAAATCGATCCGACTGACAAGGCGACCCTTAGAAGAGTAGCCGAGGTCTCTCTCGCGAGCAAAATCCTCGCGGAAGACAAGGAGGCAATGGCGGAGCTCGCGGTAAACGCGATCCTCCAAGTCGCTGAAAAAACAGCCGACGGATACAAAGTAGACATTGACGATGTAAAAGTGGAGAAGAAGCCAGGCGAGTCGTTGACCGACACGGCACTCATCAAAGGAATAGTTCTCGACAAGGAAATCGTTCACCCCGGCATGCCCAAGAGAGTGGAAGATGCAAAGATCGCCCTAGTAGACGCACCCCTAGAGGTGGAGAAGACAGAGTTTGACGCAAAGATCAACATTGAGAATCCAGAGCAAATGAAGGCATTTCTCGACGAGGAGGAAAAAATGCTCAAGGATATGACAGACAAGATCTCGAGCTCGGGAGCTAACGTTCTACTCTGCGAGAAAGGAATAGACGATGTCGCCCAACACTACCTCGCGAAGAAGGGGATACTAGCAGTCAGACGCGTAAAACAATCTGACATGGAGAAGCTCGTCAAAGCAACCGGAGGAAAAGTCGTCAGCAACGTTGACGATCTAAGTCCCGCAGATCTGGGATTCGCAAAATTAGTCGAAGAACGAAAAGTTGCAGACGATAAGATGACGTTCGTGGAAGGAAGCAAGAACCCCAAGGCTGTTACGATCCTCGTGCGTGGTGGAAGTGAGAGACTCGTTGATGAAGCCGAAAGAGCAATCCACGATGCACTATGCGTTGTGCGCGACGTCGTGATGGATCCACGAGTCGTTGGAGGTGGAGGGGCCCCTGAAGCCGAAGTTGCCAGGAGCCTCAGAGAGTACGCACAGAAACTTTCCGGAAAAGAACAGTTGGCAGTCATAGCCTTTGGCGAGGCCCTCGAAACGCTTCCGACTGCCCTGGCTGAAAATGCAGGTCTCGACCCGATCGACATCCTCGTCCAGCTCCGAGTTGCTCATGAGAAAGGACAGCTCTGGGCCGGGGTGGACGTGAACGAGTCCAAAGTCGCCGACCTCAAGGAACGAGGCATTCTTGAACCCCTTGGAGTAAAAGTCCAGGTGATAAAATCGGCGGCTGAGGCAGCGGGCATGATACTCAAAATCGACGATGTGATCGCTGCTGCAAAATCTAGCCCTGGTGGTCAGGGCGGTCCGAAGGGAAAGGACGAGGGTGACGACGAGGGAAGCAGCGATTACTAG
- a CDS encoding DegT/DnrJ/EryC1/StrS family aminotransferase produces the protein MRELIRINQPFLGKEEIDAAVEVLRSGILTDKSGMGPRVLEFERSFAKFVGAKHAVAVVNGTAALHASLLAGDVGPGDEVILPSFTFVGAANAVVLTGATPVFADIDKDTYCLRTESVEECVSRKTKAIIPTDLYGLPSDISGVTSLAHGKDIVVIEDAAQAHGAQLDGKKVGSIADMTCFSFYAGKNITTGEGGMVTTNDDGYAQALRMVRSHGEQRPYWTVRPGHNYHMTEIAAAIGYAQLKKLPSFLEKRRKNAELTTEKLNMTGKLLLPKEPDGRRHSWYLYTVRLRGVNAAKRNKIVDKLWNKNIEAGVYYSSPVHSTPLYRDSNIARRGRLPETEKASRQVFSLPVHPRLGETEIDYVAETLRKTIA, from the coding sequence TTGCGGGAATTGATCAGGATCAACCAACCATTTCTTGGAAAGGAAGAGATCGATGCAGCTGTTGAAGTCTTACGCAGTGGAATCCTGACCGACAAGAGCGGGATGGGGCCTCGGGTTCTAGAGTTTGAAAGAAGCTTCGCAAAGTTCGTCGGAGCAAAGCATGCCGTAGCCGTAGTGAACGGAACAGCGGCGCTACACGCGTCGTTACTGGCCGGGGATGTTGGTCCCGGTGATGAAGTAATTCTTCCCTCATTCACCTTTGTCGGGGCTGCCAACGCTGTCGTGCTCACCGGCGCGACCCCAGTTTTCGCTGACATCGACAAAGACACGTATTGTCTCAGGACTGAAAGTGTCGAGGAGTGTGTTTCACGAAAGACGAAGGCGATAATTCCAACGGATCTCTATGGCCTCCCCTCCGACATTTCTGGGGTAACCAGCCTGGCACATGGGAAGGACATTGTTGTAATTGAGGACGCGGCCCAGGCTCACGGTGCCCAGCTTGACGGAAAGAAAGTCGGCTCTATTGCTGACATGACCTGTTTCAGTTTCTACGCCGGCAAGAATATTACGACTGGAGAAGGAGGAATGGTCACGACGAACGATGATGGGTATGCTCAGGCTCTGAGAATGGTTCGTTCTCATGGGGAACAACGTCCCTACTGGACCGTCAGACCGGGTCACAATTACCACATGACCGAGATCGCGGCAGCGATCGGCTACGCGCAGCTGAAGAAGCTACCTTCTTTCCTTGAAAAGAGAAGAAAGAATGCTGAGCTAACTACTGAGAAATTGAACATGACCGGCAAACTACTCTTGCCTAAGGAACCTGACGGTCGGAGGCACAGCTGGTATCTGTACACCGTTCGCTTGAGAGGTGTGAACGCGGCGAAACGAAACAAGATTGTAGATAAGTTGTGGAACAAGAACATCGAAGCGGGAGTATACTATTCCTCACCCGTGCATTCTACGCCGCTTTATCGGGACTCGAATATTGCTCGGAGAGGGCGATTGCCTGAGACTGAGAAGGCGTCGAGACAGGTGTTCTCTCTTCCCGTTCACCCGAGACTTGGAGAGACCGAGATCGACTATGTGGCCGAGACGCTCCGGAAGACGATCGCCTAG